One Prunus dulcis chromosome 8, ALMONDv2, whole genome shotgun sequence DNA window includes the following coding sequences:
- the LOC117636405 gene encoding LL-diaminopimelate aminotransferase, chloroplastic-like isoform X1: MSPFKQKEKTAYKTQVARNANMAKFQAAYIFPEIARRRDAHLQKYPDAQVISLGHGDTTEPIPEVITSAMEKRSQALSTLEGYSGYGPAQGEKPLRAAIASTFYDNLGIEEDDIFVSDGAKCDISRLQLVFGSNVTMAVQSPSYPAYVQSSVVMGQTAQYQKDVEKFGNIEYMTCTPENGFFPDLRKVARTDTIFFCSPNNPTGSAATREQLTQLVQFAKDNGSIIVYDSAYAMYMSDDNPRSIFEIPGAREVAIETSSFSKYAGFTGVRLGWTAVPKQLLFSDGFPVAKDFNHIVCTCFSGASNIAQAGGLACLSPEGIKAMHDVISFYKENAGILVDTFESLGFKVYGGKNAPYVWIHFPGRSSWDVFNEILEKIHVVTIPGIGFGPGGEGFIRVSAFGHRRNVLEASERFKQLYK; the protein is encoded by the exons ATGTCTCCCTTCAAGCAAAAAGAGAAGACTG CATACAAGACCCAGGTGGCTCGCAATGCAAACATGGCCAAATTTCAAGCCGCGTATATTTTTCCAGAG ATTGCTAGAAGAAGGGATGCACACTTGCAGAAGTACCCTGATGCACAAGTGATTAGCCTTGGACATGGTGACACCACTGAGCCCATTCCAGAAGTTATAACCTCTGCAATGGAAAAG AGATCACAAGCTTTGTCCACCCTAGAGGGTTACAGTGGTTATGGACCTGCGCAAGGTGAAAAG CCATTGAGAGCTGCAATTGCTTCGACATTTTATGACAACCTTGGCATAGAGGAAGATGACATATTTGTTTCTGATGGGGCAAAATGCGACATTTCCCGCCTTCag CTTGTTTTCGGGTCTAATGTTACAATGGCAGTGCAAAGTCCATCTTATCCG GCTTATGTGCAATCGAGTGTTGTTATGGGCCAGACTGCACAATATCAGAAAGATGTTGAAAAGTTTGGAAATATTGAGTACATGACGTGCACTCCTGAGAATGGTTTTTTTCCTGATTTACGCAAAGTTGCTCGAACAGATACCATATTTTTCTGCTCACCAAACAACCCTACAGGTTCGGCTGCAACCAGAGAGCAACTGACACAACTAGTACAGTTCGCTAAGGATAATGGTTCAATCATAGTCTATGATTCTGCATATGCCATGTATATGTCAGATGACAATCCTCGCTCAATCTTCGAAATCCCGGGAGCTAGAGAG GTTGCAATTGAGACATCATCATTCAGTAAGTATGCTGGATTCACTGGAGTTCGTCTGGGGTGGACGGCGGTCCCAAAGCAGTTGCTATTTTCAGATGGATTTCCTGTCGCCAAGGACTTCAACCACATCGTATGCACTTGCTTCAGTGGTGCATCAAACATTGCCCAAGCTGGTGGTCTGGCTTGCCTTTCACCGGAAGGCATTAAG GCTATGCATGATGTGATTAGtttctacaaagaaaatgCTGGAATTTTAGTGGACACATTTGAGTCTCTTGGCTTTAAGGTGTATGGAGGGAAGAATGCACCATATGTGTGGATTCATTTCCCGGGCCGAAGCTCATGGGATGTATTCAATGAGATTCTTGAGAAGATTCATGTGGTTACCATACCTGGGATTGGTTTCGGACCTGGTGGTGAAGGTTTCATCAGGGTTAGTGCCTTCGGTCACAGGAGAAATGTTTTAGAAGCCTCTGAAAGATTCAAGCAATTATACAAGTGA
- the LOC117636405 gene encoding LL-diaminopimelate aminotransferase, chloroplastic-like isoform X2, translated as MSPFKQKEKTAYKTQVARNANMAKFQAAYIFPEIARRRDAHLQKYPDAQVISLGHGDTTEPIPEVITSAMEKRSQALSTLEGYSGYGPAQGEKPLRAAIASTFYDNLGIEEDDIFVSDGAKCDISRLQLVFGSNVTMAVQSPSYPAYVQSSVVMGQTAQYQKDVEKFGNIEYMTCTPENGSAATREQLTQLVQFAKDNGSIIVYDSAYAMYMSDDNPRSIFEIPGAREVAIETSSFSKYAGFTGVRLGWTAVPKQLLFSDGFPVAKDFNHIVCTCFSGASNIAQAGGLACLSPEGIKAMHDVISFYKENAGILVDTFESLGFKVYGGKNAPYVWIHFPGRSSWDVFNEILEKIHVVTIPGIGFGPGGEGFIRVSAFGHRRNVLEASERFKQLYK; from the exons ATGTCTCCCTTCAAGCAAAAAGAGAAGACTG CATACAAGACCCAGGTGGCTCGCAATGCAAACATGGCCAAATTTCAAGCCGCGTATATTTTTCCAGAG ATTGCTAGAAGAAGGGATGCACACTTGCAGAAGTACCCTGATGCACAAGTGATTAGCCTTGGACATGGTGACACCACTGAGCCCATTCCAGAAGTTATAACCTCTGCAATGGAAAAG AGATCACAAGCTTTGTCCACCCTAGAGGGTTACAGTGGTTATGGACCTGCGCAAGGTGAAAAG CCATTGAGAGCTGCAATTGCTTCGACATTTTATGACAACCTTGGCATAGAGGAAGATGACATATTTGTTTCTGATGGGGCAAAATGCGACATTTCCCGCCTTCag CTTGTTTTCGGGTCTAATGTTACAATGGCAGTGCAAAGTCCATCTTATCCG GCTTATGTGCAATCGAGTGTTGTTATGGGCCAGACTGCACAATATCAGAAAGATGTTGAAAAGTTTGGAAATATTGAGTACATGACGTGCACTCCTGAGAATG GTTCGGCTGCAACCAGAGAGCAACTGACACAACTAGTACAGTTCGCTAAGGATAATGGTTCAATCATAGTCTATGATTCTGCATATGCCATGTATATGTCAGATGACAATCCTCGCTCAATCTTCGAAATCCCGGGAGCTAGAGAG GTTGCAATTGAGACATCATCATTCAGTAAGTATGCTGGATTCACTGGAGTTCGTCTGGGGTGGACGGCGGTCCCAAAGCAGTTGCTATTTTCAGATGGATTTCCTGTCGCCAAGGACTTCAACCACATCGTATGCACTTGCTTCAGTGGTGCATCAAACATTGCCCAAGCTGGTGGTCTGGCTTGCCTTTCACCGGAAGGCATTAAG GCTATGCATGATGTGATTAGtttctacaaagaaaatgCTGGAATTTTAGTGGACACATTTGAGTCTCTTGGCTTTAAGGTGTATGGAGGGAAGAATGCACCATATGTGTGGATTCATTTCCCGGGCCGAAGCTCATGGGATGTATTCAATGAGATTCTTGAGAAGATTCATGTGGTTACCATACCTGGGATTGGTTTCGGACCTGGTGGTGAAGGTTTCATCAGGGTTAGTGCCTTCGGTCACAGGAGAAATGTTTTAGAAGCCTCTGAAAGATTCAAGCAATTATACAAGTGA